CCCTGGGGCAACAAACAGCCTCTGCTCCTAACAGAGCTGTCATATTTTGGTATTTTCAGGGTTCCTCCTCCCCAGCAAACCATGAGCAAATTCCCTGCAGGGAACAGCAACGAGTGCatgcgcgcgcacgtgtgtacacacacacacacacacacacacacacacacacagatacagacacagacacacacacagagatacacacacacagacagatacagacagacacacacacatacacacacaagagatacagacacacacacacatatacacacacacacacacagagatacacacacacacacacacacacagaaatacacacacaccctccttaCCTCATGCAATGTGAGGTGTTTACCGTCCTTTCTCTTGGAGTCAAACCGGCCATAGATGGCGCTGTACTTCCGAATCTCCTCCTCTTTGTGTGGATCGTCGTCACTCATCTCAAAGATGTGACCAATCATTTTGGCCAACTTCTTATTGTTCTTGAGCAGCTCCTTCACCTCGTTCAAGTCACTTTTGGGCAGCGTGGAGGCCATCCGCTCCACACACTCAGCCACAGAGAGCGCAGCGGCCGCATCCAGGGCCTCGCTGCTTTCCTTCGGGGAGGCCGGGGAGCCCAGGTCCGCTGGGGACAGGCTGTGCTCACTCTCCGTGGCGTGGTGTCCTTGCCAGAGTCTGGACTCGCTGACGCTCTGCAGCGCTAACCCTCCCACCTCTGACTTGCTCTGACCCAAGCTCTGCACGCACGTGGTGGCGGCACACTTGGGGATTTTTAAATGCGGTTCCCTCGGACCACTATTCCTCTCGTAACTATTACAGGATATCCCCAGCCACGTTGGGGATCCCTCTGGTAATTTATAGATGGGTATGCTGCTGACGGGAAGGGAAGTCAGTGGCTGGTTGAAAAGGCCAGGGTTCGTCACCCAGTCTCTCAAAGCCTTCTGCAGCCTTCTAACGTGAAGGGGCTTGCTCGCCATGCCCACGAGTGCCATGATTTCCAAAAATTCCTCTTCTCCAGCTTCACAAAGTTGCTGGACATCATCGCCACCTTGTTGGATAAAGGCATCgaaataagaaagcaggttggCTTTCTGCAATATTCTGTACAGCTGCAGCTCCCCCAGGGTCCTGGGTAAGGCTGTGGCCATCACTGTGGACGGGCTTAACctacaaaaggaagagagaaaagactcACCACACTTGCTTCCAGCTGTGAACGGGTTGAGACACGGCAAGATGGAGAGAGGCAACACGAGACACGACACCTCTGCAGAGCAGTGGACAGTTAAGGGCGCTCTCTCCCGACACACCTACTTTATCCAACTCTGTACTCCCAAGCCAGCTGCTAAACTGACCTCTGTGCTCAAAGGAAAACAGCCATGAAACACGGACCGGGAACTCAGACCAACGCTCACAGGGTTTATCCCACATTTTcagctttccatttttttttccccttcatgaTGTGGACACAGTGTTCGTGAAGATGAACGAAAATTAGCAGGAAATAAGAAGCCATTACAGTACCATTCACCCAACTCTTTTTTTGTGTCTCACAACATGATAGATGCTATCATGTTATGTCTAATCTTCACGTAAATCCCCTGAGACACTCTATCCATCTCAGTCTATAATCTAGCCAGTGAAAGAGACAGATTTCAATATGAATTGAAGGTAAGAGAATAGGTAGCATATTTAGAGATGGGTGGGGTGAGGGAAGGAGCTGTGAAATGTGTGATCACTCAGACACACGGGATATGAAAGAAGACAGAGTTATCATTTATCAACACTTTCCATGAGTTCAGGAAGGAGCGATAGCAAGAACTTCTATGAGGCAAAGCAGCCTTTGTGAGCAAGGCACCCACGGATTAAAAGGGGCAATCACAGAAggctgacaccctcacaccatgGGGGAAATGGAAGACCATCTCCACTGGAGAGGGCAGCTGACTAGAGGCAACAGAAACAGAGATATGAGGAGCACACTGGAAAACAGTCACCATGCCCCGGACCTGTTTTCAAAAGCCAACTATAGAAATTAGAATCTCAGCCACTCCAATGCAGAAGGAATCTCTTTATTACTCTAAGAACTACCTTCTCAGCCTGGGACCTCTGAAATCCACATTTTGATCAACTACCAACCTCCTTCAACTCCATGGCTCTCTATTTACATGGACTAGTATAGACATGGCCTCATAAACtcccaaaacattaaaaaaaaattaagaactgtTCAGTGGCTTCTGCTAACACCTAGAAAGGAAAAACGTCTAGTGTGCTTCTGAAAAACACTTCTCAGTCCCTCAGCTCCAGTGTGTGAGACTCTGGATTTGGCAAGCTTACAAGATTCTCAGTCTATACATCTAGgcaacaaaaactacatgttctGGGACTGCCTCAGGACTTCGGGCCTACCATCATAGTCATACCATCTCTGTCCTCCCAGTAAAATATTCTGTCTTTTAAATCACGCAGTGAGGACCCATCTAGGGAGGGTCTACCATGTAATTGGACACTAGTCCCCAAAACACACCCTTGAGAGACAGACCAAGTTTAATTGTGCATTAAAGTATGCTGTCGCAAACAGAGGGGCTTCTGGAGTATGTCTGCAGTAGAAGCAAAGAAACTCACTTTCGCATCATTTACCTTGTGCAGCTGCGCTACATGCCTTCACACgagcacagaaaaaaaagatccacacacataaaagcaTGTATATGCAGTCTTCTCTATATTAGGACTGCAGCTTTACACAGTCTACTAAGTGCTACACTAACTCACCATAGTTGTTTCCCAGAACACAGGATATAGGAAGCAGCTGACAGTAACATTTAGATTAACAGAATTTTTCAGTCATTTTATAACAATGAGGGGGAAAAACGAGTATTTATTggacaaatataaaaatacagaagGATCTTAGGACCCAAAAGACTCAACTTAGATCGTAGTCTTCTGAGGCAATGGTTTTACAAAATAGCAGTTTTCAAGTCTTATCCTTCCTTCTGTACTTGACCCAGCCTCCTAGCTCTGGAGAGAAAGTCCTTGCGGACTGGGGGAAAGCAGTAACAATGTAAAGAATGATGGGAACAAATGTACATTTCCAAAGCGGAAATAACAGATGAAAGACACATACTGCTCAGAACCCCAGGAGGCTTTCTAAAGACCTACACCCACAGGGGGGAGTGGAGGTTTCTCCCTAAGCTTTCTTGCTGGAAGATTGCGTCAGTCTCCTTCAAAGCCCGCTGAGATCATTTAAACACCCACCACTTTATACATTCACTTGCTTCGATTTAAAACTCCTATGagattttctgtttccacaaAATCCGTAACCATTCATGCTTCCACATGAAGGTCAAATGGGCTGAAAGCAAACTCTGCCTGTGTCTCTCTGAGCTGGGTACCAAGGGGTCCCAACACACCAATACATACAAGTAGCTGATACGATAAAGCCACTCAGCTGAAAGCTACTGTACTGGCTGTTCCTCGACACCAGGGAGCACCACGTCAAGCCTGGCCTTTTCCTAAAATCTGTGGTTTACAGAAACCAATTGGCTCATTCTTGCTGTTTCCAAAAGGTTACCCAGGCCCCACTGCCCTGCAAAGCACACAATCCCTACACCTTGGTCAGCGAGAAGAACCACAGCATTCGAAAGAGGAATTtaaaaacagaggaaaaaaacagaattagTTCTAGACTGCTTACTGCACTAAAAGCTAGCCTCACACGACGCTCCTCACAGCAGCATGGGTCACCTGCCTCGCTCAGGCTATGCTAAGTGAAACGAACAGCAGTCTGGTCACGACTCATCTCTTACTTTGCTAGGGGAACAGCATTTTCCAGGCCTGGGGCTAAAGCTCAGGGTAAGGCAGAGAGGGGGCTTTCATGGTCAATAAGCCCGCTGTGTCAGGACCCCCTGGGCTATCCAAAATCTCAGGGGACTGCTGAGTTTCCACCAGGGCTTCTGGGCCATCTCGCTGCCATCTGCCATGTGCTGAGACGTTGTCACTTGACTCTGGTAATGGCgcactgatttccttctccatctcctcccgCTATATTCTAAGTTGGGTCACTCTTTGAAGATGCTGGTGTGGAGGGGAATTTACTATGATGGACGGACTAGTCTCGGGTggccctctgcctcagcctccctagttagtgctgagatttcagCACAGGTGTGGGACACCCTGAACGTCTCTGAGAGTTCTAAACTTCATCTCTTTTCTAGTCTGCCGCGTTATTCCTTGATGACTTCTCCTGTACCCAAGGGTCAACTGTTACTGCGGGGAGTCACCAAATCTGTGTCTGCGGCTTTGGCCAGGGTTTCCTCAACCTGATCTACTTGCCACTCCTTTCTGAGAAACTGTTAAAGAGACACTAGTGTACAGATATATAAGACTATACAAACTGAACATTTACTGACAATAAATCATAAGgaagcctttttaaaaaacaattcttcAGTAAACATTCAATTTtgcatttattaaagatgaaagcaaatttacATGCTAAGGAGGTGGATGTGCTTGTCTTTACATAAAGAATGAAACCTTGTTTGAGTGTGTGAAATGCAGGACATCTGCACTATTTTTCAGAGctgatcaatatttttattttaaaatcgtCCCTGCTGAGGATGATGCTTCACATGAATATATACAACAAAATGGCAGCAGCATGTttggggccatttcagaaattattaGAAATTCAGTTccaatcttaaagaaaaaattatttaataaatttgtGTGCTTATAAAGCTTGTTAGCAACTCAAAACAACAATTTTAAACTCAAACATCCTAACATAATCAGTCCACAGTCATGCTAATTAGATGCCAGCTCACTACAGAATGATGGCAGAAAAACAGTCTTTGCTTTCTGCATCCGAACTATTAGTTTTTGTAAACGCAGACAATGTTATATGTACAGTTGCATTTGTGGGTCTGTGGAGTGAAGGCCACTCGgtgcaaagtgtgtgtgtttgtgttcagaACTAAGGCTCCAGTAAAGAAGCAGGAGGCGATACAGGCCGCCCTGCCAGAACACCTCAGTTTCAttacacctttaattctaaatcttttgtttatttatttgattcttGTGGAGTTCAGAAACCACTTACTATTGCCAAAAGCCTTCACCGCTCCACACACTGAACTGCACGACTCCACATGGGGTTATGTCCCCTACTTTAAGAACCTGTGGGGTAACTCATGGGCAGAGTATGGAGCCACTACAAAGAGATCTCAAAGTAAAAATGAAGCTTTTTGTTACAAATGAAAGTAAAAGAACACTTTTCTGATTTCATAGGATACAAACTGATTTAAAGTGTAACTAAATTTGTTACTTTGAGAGCGTTCTGTGTATTCTCAATGAACAATGCTAAATGTAAAATAACCCTGAGTATTTGcaggattttatttttgaagtgaTTCTCATACCTGAAATACTTGAGAATAATGAGCCTGAATAGTTGCTCTGGACTATAATTTGACATCACCCaaggactgccaaaccttgctTGGTGTGCCCCCAAACCAGGGTCTGATCTCCTTTTCTCCCCGTCTTTGGGACTCCCAGATCCGTTCTTTGCAATCCCTTCAGTCTTTTTCATTGCACTAgttttcctgtttctctgatGAATAAAAACgtttcatctttgttttctcCGATTCTTTTTTCAAATCTGCAGGTACTTAGGCCATATCATCAGCATcagccttctctttcttctcccaaaGCACCCAGTTCCAGTTCTCATTGCCCCTTGGCCCCCCACTCCAATCaggtgtctctctcttctctgtaggTCCCCCCACTGCTTAACATAGGCTATCTCATCTACTCATGCGGGGACCccattaaagttaaaaccttcctttttgaaaaaaggaaaaggggaagtgctgtgggatgttctgtatgctgtgaatatgtgttgctctgattggttgatagataaaacgctgattggccagtagccaggcaggaagtatagtatagccgggataagcagacaaggaggattctgggaacaggaaggctgagtcaggagttgccagccagccacagaggaaggaagatgtgaaggcagaactgaga
The nucleotide sequence above comes from Peromyscus eremicus chromosome 13, PerEre_H2_v1, whole genome shotgun sequence. Encoded proteins:
- the Nab1 gene encoding NGFI-A-binding protein 1 isoform X2, which gives rise to MATALPRTLGELQLYRILQKANLLSYFDAFIQQGGDDVQQLCEAGEEEFLEIMALVGMASKPLHVRRLQKALRDWVTNPGLFNQPLTSLPVSSIPIYKLPEGSPTWLGISCNSYERNSGPREPHLKIPKCAATTCVQSLGQSKSEVGGLALQSVSESRLWQGHHATESEHSLSPADLGSPASPKESSEALDAAAALSVAECVERMASTLPKSDLNEVKELLKNNKKLAKMIGHIFEMSDDDPHKEEEIRKYSAIYGRFDSKRKDGKHLTLHELTVNEAAAQLCVKDNALLTRRDELFALARQVSREVTYKYTYRTTRLKCGERDELSPKRIKVEDGFPDFQESVHTLFQQARAKSEELAALNSQAEKGMAKQMELLCAQASYERLQQERRLTAGLYRQSSGEHSPDGLPSDGSDGQGERPLNLRMPDVQNRQPHHFVVDGELSRLYPSEAKSHSSESLGILKDYPHSAFTLEKKVIKTEPEDSR
- the Nab1 gene encoding NGFI-A-binding protein 1 isoform X1: MATALPRTLGELQLYRILQKANLLSYFDAFIQQGGDDVQQLCEAGEEEFLEIMALVGMASKPLHVRRLQKALRDWVTNPGLFNQPLTSLPVSSIPIYKLPEGSPTWLGISCNSYERNSGPREPHLKIPKCAATTCVQSLGQSKSEVGGLALQSVSESRLWQGHHATESEHSLSPADLGSPASPKESSEALDAAAALSVAECVERMASTLPKSDLNEVKELLKNNKKLAKMIGHIFEMSDDDPHKEEEIRKYSAIYGRFDSKRKDGKHLTLHELTVNEAAAQLCVKDNALLTRRDELFALARQVSREVTYKYTYRTTRLKCGERDELSPKRIKVEDGFPDFQESVHTLFQQARAKSEELAALNSQQAEKGMAKQMELLCAQASYERLQQERRLTAGLYRQSSGEHSPDGLPSDGSDGQGERPLNLRMPDVQNRQPHHFVVDGELSRLYPSEAKSHSSESLGILKDYPHSAFTLEKKVIKTEPEDSR